In Candidatus Nealsonbacteria bacterium DGGOD1a, one DNA window encodes the following:
- a CDS encoding DUF3494 domain-containing protein, translating into MKKNNKVSAVALSIALALGMAGLTATLAATDPGLGAAATFSIIAQTAITGTGAISGDVGINSTGAGITALTAGDVSGTIYSTDGVAPGLAIINPAVQANLSTANDNISGQAPTASIGPVLDGLVLTPGVYDIGAGRLNGGSLTLNGQGIYILKASSDLVSSGSIILTNGARACDVYWQVNTLATITSGSFAGTIIAGTGIHFGSGAALDGRALALGGDVTLLNNNISGPTCATASPSATATLHIVKAVVNNNGGTAVASDFTLNATGTNVSSGSFTGSESGTDITLDAGSYAITEPIVPTGYLQSGSGDCSGTIAAGETKTCTITNDDIAPQLVVNKVVVNDNSGAKTISDFPLFVDGNSVVSGVANSIAIGPHTVSETPGSGYTAVIGGDCAADGTITLALGDVKTCTITNNDTAPVPAPASQSSGGGSYYAAVPPLIDAVKVPSPLALPNGSGTVKYTYTLRNIGTVPVSNVKMAGDTCSPIVLISGDANGDAKLDVNEIWTYTCSATLSKTHTNIVTATGWANGISATDIASATVVVGVPVVPPLIHVTKVPNPLALSSGGGMVTYTNKVTNPGTVALSNIRLTDDKCSPVKYISGDTNGDSKLDTAETWTYTCQTKIAETTVNTVTASGEANGLTAKDFAIATVVATTVPKLPNTGISPDKDNSFGNIIIPAGVLAILISLYFVRRKQTN; encoded by the coding sequence ATGAAAAAAAATAACAAGGTTTCAGCGGTCGCATTGAGTATCGCGCTTGCGCTTGGTATGGCCGGATTAACCGCTACGCTTGCGGCTACGGATCCGGGTTTGGGAGCGGCGGCAACCTTTTCCATTATCGCCCAAACGGCGATTACCGGAACGGGCGCTATTTCCGGCGATGTGGGAATAAACAGCACCGGCGCCGGAATCACCGCGTTAACCGCCGGTGATGTGAGCGGCACAATATACTCTACCGATGGAGTCGCGCCGGGTTTGGCAATTATAAACCCCGCCGTTCAGGCAAATCTTTCAACCGCGAACGACAACATATCCGGTCAAGCTCCAACCGCCAGTATCGGCCCCGTTCTTGATGGTTTGGTTCTCACTCCCGGGGTCTATGATATTGGCGCCGGACGGTTGAATGGCGGGTCGCTTACTCTTAACGGGCAGGGTATATATATTTTAAAGGCATCAAGCGATTTGGTATCCTCGGGTTCAATTATCTTAACTAACGGCGCGCGGGCTTGTGATGTGTATTGGCAAGTCAACACTCTGGCAACCATCACCAGCGGTTCATTTGCGGGAACAATTATCGCCGGGACCGGCATTCATTTCGGCAGTGGCGCGGCTTTGGACGGGAGAGCTTTGGCGTTGGGAGGCGATGTGACACTGCTCAACAACAACATTTCCGGACCGACATGCGCGACCGCTTCTCCTTCCGCCACCGCCACTCTTCATATCGTCAAGGCGGTGGTCAATAACAACGGCGGCACGGCGGTTGCTTCCGATTTCACGCTCAATGCTACCGGCACAAATGTTTCTTCGGGTTCTTTTACCGGTTCTGAATCAGGCACAGATATCACATTGGACGCCGGTTCTTACGCGATAACGGAACCGATCGTTCCAACCGGTTATTTGCAATCCGGTTCCGGCGATTGTTCGGGAACCATCGCGGCCGGCGAAACCAAAACATGTACCATTACCAACGACGATATCGCCCCGCAACTTGTCGTGAATAAAGTCGTTGTCAACGACAATAGCGGCGCCAAAACCATCTCTGATTTTCCGCTTTTCGTTGACGGCAACAGCGTGGTATCGGGAGTAGCAAACTCAATCGCGATAGGGCCGCACACGGTTTCCGAAACTCCCGGTTCCGGCTATACGGCCGTCATTGGCGGCGATTGCGCCGCGGACGGCACCATCACTCTCGCGCTGGGCGATGTGAAAACTTGCACCATCACCAATAATGACACCGCGCCGGTACCGGCGCCGGCGTCCCAATCAAGCGGCGGAGGTTCATATTATGCCGCCGTTCCGCCTCTTATTGATGCGGTGAAGGTGCCAAGCCCTTTGGCTTTGCCGAACGGCTCCGGTACGGTAAAGTACACTTACACGCTTCGCAATATCGGAACGGTTCCGGTGAGTAATGTGAAAATGGCGGGCGATACTTGCAGCCCCATCGTTTTGATTTCCGGCGACGCGAACGGCGACGCCAAACTTGATGTAAATGAAATATGGACCTATACTTGCTCCGCGACACTTTCAAAAACCCACACGAATATTGTCACCGCGACCGGGTGGGCTAACGGCATAAGCGCGACCGATATCGCAAGCGCTACGGTCGTTGTCGGCGTTCCGGTGGTGCCGCCGCTGATCCATGTGACAAAAGTTCCGAATCCGCTCGCGCTTTCATCCGGAGGCGGAATGGTCACCTACACCAACAAAGTTACCAACCCGGGAACAGTCGCGTTAAGCAATATCCGGCTCACCGATGATAAATGCAGTCCCGTAAAATATATTTCCGGCGACACGAACGGCGATTCAAAACTTGATACCGCCGAAACATGGACATATACTTGCCAAACAAAAATCGCTGAAACTACGGTAAATACCGTTACCGCGAGCGGAGAAGCCAATGGCCTAACAGCCAAAGATTTTGCGATCGCCACCGTTGTCGCGACCACCGTTCCCAAATTGCCAAACACGGGGATTTCTCCCGATAAAGATAACTCTTTTGGGAATATTATTATACCGGCGGGCGTTTTGGCGATTTTAATTTCCCTTTACTTTGTTCGAAGAAAGCAAACAAATTAG
- a CDS encoding ATP-binding protein has product MGNYIKKVKVNLLDGRFTQEIAFSSGLNIIAGANGACKTKLLEYIQLNKSNNATVELSIPGQNVIIAQFSPKRNAQKVLMEQAQQLVRQDINAEQNALNAFINQQLQDDNIQTIKSISEYLTLSSEKIVDQGNKTKEQATEEIKQKYQEVLSKVFDYKINLSWDSSRRRYISNISKNGDNLEFNQLSSGENAIISLVFAVFYVKDTADIYLIDEPEIHLNWLLEEKLFGFFDWFAQTYNKQIIIVTHSRACFIKPYVDFAQFFVWENGNTVIKNKPDQGLIEALSGDIVKVVNGITAEDKLIYVEDKKQKHVIGKISELLPKKIEIVDIGNCEKVKTQAKAFKMLNVNNVSFLIDGDNKPMESIERADYHSSLVQLDKYCIENYFLDTAILAIIDKSNPKKDISSELFNTVKEISNQSFAPVKALLTSKDSLTKDVLDRLDASIFVKNLARRLGYNNESELMDAYITEVNRQGKLNEFFPEIVNKILI; this is encoded by the coding sequence ATGGGTAATTATATAAAAAAAGTAAAAGTTAATTTGCTGGACGGGCGATTTACCCAGGAAATAGCTTTTTCTTCGGGGCTTAATATTATCGCGGGAGCTAATGGAGCTTGCAAAACAAAGCTTCTTGAATATATTCAATTAAACAAATCAAATAATGCCACAGTTGAATTATCTATTCCTGGCCAAAATGTTATCATTGCCCAATTTAGCCCAAAGAGGAATGCTCAAAAAGTATTAATGGAACAAGCGCAACAATTAGTAAGGCAAGATATAAATGCTGAACAGAACGCATTAAACGCTTTTATAAATCAACAGCTCCAAGATGATAATATCCAAACAATCAAATCAATCTCGGAGTATTTAACACTTAGTTCGGAGAAAATTGTTGATCAAGGAAATAAGACCAAAGAGCAAGCTACGGAGGAAATTAAGCAAAAATATCAAGAAGTATTAAGTAAGGTATTTGATTATAAAATAAATCTTTCTTGGGACTCAAGTCGTCGTCGTTATATTTCGAATATCTCAAAAAATGGAGATAACTTAGAATTTAATCAATTGAGTTCCGGAGAAAACGCTATTATTTCATTAGTTTTCGCGGTTTTTTATGTAAAGGATACTGCCGATATTTACTTAATCGATGAACCGGAAATACATTTAAATTGGCTGCTAGAAGAAAAATTGTTTGGCTTCTTTGACTGGTTTGCGCAAACTTACAATAAGCAAATTATTATAGTTACGCATTCGAGGGCGTGTTTCATTAAGCCATACGTTGATTTTGCGCAATTTTTTGTTTGGGAAAATGGCAATACGGTTATAAAAAATAAACCAGATCAAGGTTTAATAGAAGCCTTATCTGGCGACATAGTAAAAGTTGTTAATGGAATAACCGCCGAAGATAAGCTTATATATGTCGAGGATAAAAAACAGAAACATGTTATTGGGAAAATATCCGAATTATTACCAAAGAAAATTGAGATCGTTGACATTGGAAATTGCGAAAAAGTAAAGACGCAAGCAAAGGCGTTTAAGATGCTGAACGTAAATAATGTTTCTTTTTTAATAGATGGAGATAATAAACCAATGGAATCCATCGAACGGGCGGATTACCATAGTTCTTTAGTGCAACTTGATAAATATTGCATAGAAAATTATTTTTTAGATACTGCTATTCTTGCGATAATTGACAAAAGTAATCCTAAAAAAGATATTTCCAGCGAATTATTTAATACAGTAAAAGAAATATCAAATCAAAGCTTTGCACCAGTTAAAGCATTATTAACTAGTAAGGATTCTCTCACAAAGGATGTTCTTGATAGGCTTGACGCTTCAATCTTTGTCAAAAATTTAGCAAGAAGGTTAGGCTATAACAATGAATCCGAATTGATGGACGCTTACATCACAGAAGTTAACCGTCAAGGCAAATTAAATGAATTTTTCCCTGAGATAGTGAACAAAATACTTATTTAG
- a CDS encoding DEAD/DEAH box helicase family protein encodes MALHKDFPTSPYEILDPAIRWFPADENLRDKGYEKLLPPLVAELRKKVTAWRASGYEGLSETSKALLNWWFLTDHPVENKDGELSLFRYYFAQREAVETVIWLYEVAKSRDKYDLIRYDSSGAVSAGMFDEDWTRYVIKMATGAGKTKVLSLMLAWSYFHKLYEADSNLARNFLIITPNIIVLDRIRTDFDGLKIFFQDPILPDNGYCGQNWRDDFQLTLHIQDEIGTVRKTGNIFLTNIHRVYEGATEAAGFDDQDTADYFLGKKPAGATNESKLDLGDIVRTVDELVILNDEAHHIHDPRLAWFKSVGDIHNRLKMKGGALSLQIDVTATPKHNNGSIFVQTVSDYPLVEAIHQNVVKHPVLPDSASRAKLQEHKSSNYTEKYKDYIHLGYLEWQKVYEEHKKLGKKAVLFVMTDDTKNCDDVAQYLENTYQDLKGSVLVIHTKNNGEISESASGKKEEELKELRQAANAIDSMESPHKVIVSVLMLKEGWDVRNVTTIVGLRAYVAQSNILPEQTLGRGLRRMYRDPDLPEFVSVVGTDAFMDFVESIKNEGVELEHRKMGEGSGPKSPIVVEIDRENLKKDIEQLDIEIPVLTPRIYREYKNLSELVPTNFDYKKIEIKEFSDEEKREIVFRDIASGEITHKTELDSNFIPNYQSAIGYFAQVIMKELRLVSGYDILYGKVKEFIQNYLFNNPIALDNLNSLRNLSEIEASRTVIETFKKEINKLTVLDKGEAEIRDYIKISKSRPFVVKDQGYIVPKKSIFNKVVGDSHFELEFASFLENCEDITSYVKNYFAVHFKIDYKNADGNISDYYPDFIVKVSPKEYYIVETKGREDLDDIEKIKRLEQWCTDVNANQKNAKYQMLYIKQEDWEAQSQKPRNFKEVISGWGQ; translated from the coding sequence ATGGCACTTCACAAAGATTTTCCAACTTCGCCTTACGAAATTCTTGATCCGGCTATCCGGTGGTTTCCGGCTGATGAGAATTTGCGCGACAAAGGCTATGAAAAGCTTTTGCCGCCGCTTGTTGCCGAGCTTCGCAAGAAAGTTACCGCTTGGCGTGCGTCTGGTTATGAGGGGTTGAGCGAAACCAGCAAGGCACTGCTTAACTGGTGGTTTTTGACAGATCATCCCGTTGAGAATAAAGACGGAGAATTATCGCTATTTAGATATTATTTCGCCCAGCGTGAAGCGGTGGAAACTGTGATTTGGCTTTACGAGGTTGCTAAATCCAGGGATAAATACGATCTTATTCGATATGATAGCTCCGGCGCGGTTTCGGCGGGAATGTTTGATGAAGATTGGACGCGCTATGTGATTAAAATGGCAACCGGCGCGGGCAAAACCAAGGTTTTGAGCTTGATGTTGGCGTGGAGCTATTTTCATAAACTATATGAAGCGGATTCCAATTTGGCCCGCAACTTTTTAATTATTACGCCAAATATTATCGTGCTTGATCGTATTCGCACCGATTTTGACGGATTAAAAATTTTCTTCCAGGATCCGATATTGCCGGATAATGGATATTGCGGCCAAAACTGGCGCGATGATTTTCAATTAACATTGCATATCCAAGATGAGATCGGCACGGTAAGAAAAACTGGAAATATTTTTTTAACGAACATACACCGCGTTTATGAGGGCGCGACCGAAGCGGCGGGATTTGACGATCAAGATACTGCCGACTATTTCCTGGGAAAGAAACCCGCGGGCGCGACCAATGAATCAAAACTTGATCTTGGCGATATTGTCCGTACTGTGGATGAGTTGGTAATTTTAAATGATGAAGCTCATCACATCCATGATCCGCGCTTAGCGTGGTTTAAGTCTGTTGGTGATATTCACAATCGGTTAAAAATGAAGGGTGGGGCATTGTCGTTACAGATAGATGTTACCGCTACACCCAAACACAACAATGGATCAATTTTTGTGCAAACAGTAAGCGATTATCCGCTGGTTGAGGCCATACATCAAAATGTGGTTAAGCATCCGGTATTACCCGATTCTGCCAGTCGCGCCAAACTTCAAGAGCATAAATCATCAAACTATACTGAGAAGTATAAAGATTATATCCATCTTGGGTATTTAGAATGGCAGAAGGTTTACGAAGAACACAAAAAGCTCGGCAAAAAAGCGGTGCTGTTTGTGATGACCGATGATACGAAAAATTGCGATGATGTGGCTCAATACCTTGAAAACACCTATCAGGATTTGAAAGGATCGGTTTTAGTAATTCATACGAAAAATAACGGCGAAATTTCCGAAAGCGCAAGCGGTAAAAAAGAAGAAGAATTGAAAGAATTGCGCCAAGCCGCTAATGCAATCGATTCGATGGAAAGCCCGCATAAAGTTATTGTTTCGGTGTTAATGTTAAAAGAAGGCTGGGATGTTCGCAATGTAACGACAATTGTCGGGCTTCGCGCTTATGTGGCCCAAAGCAATATTTTGCCGGAACAAACGCTTGGCCGCGGTTTGCGGCGAATGTACCGTGACCCGGATTTGCCGGAATTTGTCAGCGTTGTAGGAACGGACGCTTTTATGGACTTTGTGGAATCTATCAAAAACGAAGGTGTTGAACTTGAACATCGCAAAATGGGGGAAGGTTCTGGACCAAAGTCGCCCATAGTGGTTGAAATAGATCGGGAAAATCTGAAAAAAGACATTGAGCAATTAGACATTGAAATACCGGTATTAACGCCTCGTATCTATCGAGAATATAAAAATCTTTCGGAATTAGTACCGACCAATTTTGATTATAAAAAAATCGAGATTAAAGAATTTAGCGATGAAGAAAAACGCGAAATCGTTTTCCGCGACATTGCTAGTGGCGAGATCACGCATAAAACCGAATTGGACAGCAATTTTATCCCAAATTACCAAAGCGCAATCGGTTATTTCGCGCAGGTGATTATGAAAGAGCTTCGTTTGGTCAGCGGCTATGATATTCTTTACGGCAAAGTAAAAGAATTCATCCAGAATTATTTATTTAACAATCCAATAGCTTTGGATAATCTTAATTCACTTCGCAATCTTTCCGAAATTGAAGCCTCAAGAACCGTTATTGAAACATTCAAGAAAGAGATCAATAAATTAACAGTTCTTGATAAAGGCGAAGCTGAAATCCGCGATTATATAAAAATTAGCAAAAGTCGTCCGTTTGTGGTCAAAGATCAGGGATATATCGTACCCAAAAAGAGCATATTCAATAAAGTTGTTGGCGATAGCCATTTTGAACTCGAATTTGCCAGTTTCCTTGAAAATTGCGAGGACATAACCTCATACGTTAAAAACTATTTTGCCGTCCATTTTAAGATTGATTATAAAAATGCCGACGGTAATATCTCCGATTATTATCCGGATTTTATCGTTAAGGTGTCGCCAAAAGAATATTATATCGTGGAAACGAAGGGCCGGGAGGATTTAGACGATATCGAAAAAATAAAGCGTCTTGAGCAATGGTGTACGGACGTGAATGCTAATCAGAAAAACGCAAAATATCAGATGCTTTATATCAAGCAGGAGGATTGGGAAGCGCAAAGCCAGAAACCGAGGAATTTCAAAGAGGTGATTAGCGGATGGGGCCAATAA
- a CDS encoding DUF87 domain-containing protein, whose product MDWNKIKSLFYLLIFASSLLAIKFFLINKVFPGLERDADIWFTSGLLLIVFGIFITEKYFTKPIDVIVNILTLLIVLLTLDNKNHFLLYWPLFAYSIIVAGIAFLSFFLIDDSRDKNHISQKIAKSSAIISGFLGSSRMLFSIVFILSLFSYFIPSLEGKSLINSEQVSVILLIIFWGFAILIEPIDRKLIQPFFELLNNKGKIKLIGKIAKRINPGIFYVEQSPNSPTLNQNDVVFLDDIKNSHESFKDKLPFAIFISKFETDSVNYLQFCSLNQDAKFDINKQNYIFKYSSEITEGIKNNEIYKNKENIIGFVSDNSDIDIIKIRMIDGVDEKKELREGDLLSVNFYKNATKYQIINVETDYENIDGQSRKGIKIISAQQIGYWKDDIQRFSEVGWVPDLNSPVFLENSTEQIPDLPGNYFRVGNVPRSKYPIYIDLDEGVSHHIAIIGKTGTGKSSMAAKIIEKMANNGCKVVIFEVDRNNNQSLSKYIDTTLIEVQNSTSFNLGSTTKNIVSIAFQITAPRQTSTGQTNTVNLSDDAAGLIDNVIAYQTSHPDEKICVVMEEAYDFIPENSFGSQGFGQPSVSRISQQVLKCRKHSIGFLIITQRTALVTKTILYQCHTIVALQSFDETSKNFMGAYISNNYLDSMSILPKYRAIVVGKGSTCDRPVIVDFFRNNLGT is encoded by the coding sequence ATGGATTGGAATAAGATTAAGAGCCTATTTTACCTTTTAATATTCGCCAGCTCTCTTCTGGCGATAAAGTTTTTTTTAATAAATAAGGTATTTCCTGGCTTAGAAAGAGACGCTGACATCTGGTTTACGAGCGGACTTTTATTGATAGTTTTTGGAATTTTTATAACGGAAAAGTATTTTACAAAACCGATTGATGTAATAGTAAACATTCTTACCCTTTTAATCGTACTGCTTACCCTAGACAATAAAAATCATTTTCTTCTTTATTGGCCATTATTTGCCTACTCGATTATTGTCGCAGGAATAGCTTTTTTATCGTTTTTCTTAATTGATGATTCAAGAGATAAAAATCATATTTCACAAAAGATTGCAAAATCTTCGGCGATTATTTCTGGATTTTTGGGCAGCTCCAGGATGCTATTCTCGATAGTTTTTATTCTTTCTCTTTTTAGCTATTTTATTCCCTCATTGGAAGGAAAATCGTTAATAAATTCTGAACAAGTTTCAGTGATTTTATTAATAATATTTTGGGGATTTGCTATTTTAATAGAGCCTATAGATAGAAAGCTTATTCAGCCATTTTTCGAATTACTAAATAATAAGGGTAAGATTAAATTGATCGGAAAAATAGCAAAAAGGATTAATCCGGGTATTTTTTATGTAGAGCAATCTCCTAATTCGCCAACTTTGAACCAGAATGATGTTGTTTTTCTTGACGATATAAAAAATTCGCACGAATCATTTAAGGATAAATTACCTTTTGCGATATTTATTTCAAAATTTGAAACTGATAGTGTTAATTATTTACAATTCTGTAGTCTTAACCAAGACGCTAAATTTGATATCAATAAACAAAATTATATTTTTAAATATTCATCAGAAATAACGGAAGGAATAAAGAATAATGAAATATATAAAAATAAAGAAAATATTATTGGTTTCGTTTCTGATAACTCCGATATTGATATCATAAAAATAAGGATGATAGATGGCGTTGACGAAAAGAAAGAACTAAGGGAAGGTGATTTATTATCTGTAAATTTTTATAAAAACGCGACCAAATATCAAATAATCAATGTGGAAACTGATTATGAAAATATTGACGGCCAAAGTAGAAAAGGGATAAAAATTATATCGGCACAACAGATTGGATATTGGAAGGATGACATTCAACGCTTTTCTGAAGTTGGATGGGTGCCAGACTTAAATTCGCCAGTATTCCTAGAAAATTCCACTGAACAAATACCGGATTTGCCCGGAAATTATTTTAGAGTTGGCAATGTCCCAAGATCAAAATATCCCATATATATTGATCTTGATGAGGGAGTTTCCCATCATATCGCTATCATTGGAAAAACTGGAACGGGTAAATCATCAATGGCAGCGAAGATTATAGAAAAGATGGCAAATAATGGATGCAAGGTCGTTATTTTTGAAGTTGATAGGAATAATAACCAATCACTGTCCAAATATATTGATACCACTCTAATCGAAGTCCAAAATTCTACTTCTTTTAATCTAGGGTCAACGACGAAAAATATTGTTTCAATCGCATTTCAAATAACTGCGCCGAGACAAACCAGTACTGGGCAAACTAATACTGTTAACTTAAGCGATGATGCTGCTGGTTTGATAGACAACGTAATAGCGTATCAAACGAGTCATCCCGATGAGAAAATTTGCGTTGTGATGGAAGAAGCCTATGACTTTATTCCGGAAAATAGTTTTGGTAGTCAAGGTTTCGGTCAGCCATCGGTTAGTCGTATCTCTCAGCAAGTGTTAAAATGCAGGAAGCATAGCATTGGATTTTTAATAATTACTCAAAGGACGGCATTGGTAACTAAAACTATTTTATATCAATGCCATACAATAGTTGCGCTTCAATCGTTCGACGAAACTTCCAAAAATTTTATGGGTGCTTATATTAGCAATAATTATTTGGATTCAATGAGCATATTGCCTAAATATAGAGCAATTGTCGTCGGGAAAGGATCAACATGCGATAGGCCAGTTATTGTTGATTTTTTCCGAAATAATCTGGGAACATAG
- a CDS encoding site-specific DNA-methyltransferase, with protein sequence MFLSDNEKRDIAKFIEAGKPLPDKYRFLLFEDKREVELVWNGKTNEVTNAVLPFQTIEQVDEPRSEKEIKMQRSLFDVDSRGRQLKGWTNKLIWGDNKLILSSLKNGPLRQEIEAQGGIKLIYIDPPFDVGADFSMNIEIGNEEFTKKPNVLEELAYRDTWGKGADSFIAMIYERLSLMRDLLANDGSIYVHCDYRLTHYVRAVLDELFDKNKFLSEIIWQGAVGDTSAKNKKYIKSHDTIFLYSKLDTYIWNDVFQAYGEASNKLYRYEDAQGRYRLVPVDNPGGGGYIYSFGKGEKLPANGYRMPESTANQWLNDGILIVESGKVPSRKQYMNESGVRCKDVWDDISSSVAKEYPTQKPEALLERIIKASSNENDIVADFFCGSGTTLSVAEKLDRKWIGSDLGKFAIHTARKRMIGVQRQMKKDGKNFRAFEILNLGKYERQHYIGVNPNLRDEEKQAQIVQREKDFIALVLGAYKAEAFDGFRTFHGKKSSRLVAIGPINLPVSRLFVEEVINECQEKKITKADILAFEFEMGLFPNIQEEAKSKGIDLALKYIPRDVFDKRAIEKNQVVFHDVSYIEVKPIIKKNTLAIELTDFSVFYNQDSIKEVEENLKNGGKKLIVENGQIIKVSKDKEGIIEKENLTKEWTDWIDYWAVDFDFESKKEIIRVSKKESVQPKLDGSAVPHQVKIPEFEEVWTGDYVFENEWQSFRTKKDRNLELISVAKEMPAGKHKVAIKVVDIFGNDTMKIIEINI encoded by the coding sequence ATGTTCCTAAGCGACAACGAAAAACGAGATATAGCCAAATTTATTGAAGCAGGCAAGCCTTTGCCGGACAAATACCGGTTTTTGCTGTTTGAAGACAAGCGCGAAGTCGAGCTGGTATGGAATGGAAAAACCAATGAAGTAACAAACGCAGTTTTGCCCTTTCAAACGATTGAGCAAGTTGACGAACCGCGAAGCGAAAAGGAAATTAAAATGCAAAGATCGCTTTTCGACGTCGATTCGCGCGGCCGCCAGTTGAAAGGCTGGACGAATAAACTGATCTGGGGTGACAATAAACTAATCCTTTCGAGCTTGAAAAACGGCCCGTTGCGCCAGGAGATCGAAGCGCAAGGTGGTATTAAACTGATTTACATTGATCCGCCGTTCGATGTGGGCGCAGATTTTTCAATGAACATTGAAATAGGAAATGAAGAATTCACTAAAAAACCGAATGTTTTGGAGGAATTGGCCTACCGTGATACCTGGGGAAAAGGCGCGGATAGCTTTATTGCGATGATCTATGAGCGGCTTTCGTTAATGCGCGATTTATTGGCCAATGACGGCAGTATTTATGTCCATTGCGATTATAGGCTTACACATTACGTGCGCGCTGTATTGGATGAGTTATTTGATAAAAATAAATTCTTGAGTGAAATTATCTGGCAAGGTGCCGTTGGTGATACTTCCGCTAAAAATAAAAAATATATTAAATCGCACGATACTATTTTTTTATATTCAAAGTTGGATACATATATCTGGAATGATGTTTTTCAAGCATACGGCGAGGCTAGCAATAAGCTTTATCGATACGAAGACGCACAAGGTAGATATCGGTTGGTGCCGGTAGATAATCCTGGCGGTGGCGGATATATTTATAGCTTCGGTAAAGGAGAAAAACTACCAGCAAATGGTTATCGGATGCCAGAATCAACAGCTAATCAATGGCTTAATGATGGAATTTTAATTGTTGAGAGTGGTAAGGTGCCAAGTAGGAAGCAATATATGAATGAAAGCGGCGTACGGTGTAAGGATGTCTGGGACGATATTTCATCTTCAGTTGCCAAGGAATATCCAACACAAAAACCAGAAGCGTTGCTTGAAAGAATTATTAAGGCGTCATCAAATGAAAATGATATTGTGGCGGATTTTTTCTGCGGGTCTGGGACAACTTTATCTGTCGCGGAGAAATTAGATAGGAAATGGATTGGTTCAGATTTGGGAAAGTTCGCAATTCATACCGCGCGGAAGCGAATGATTGGCGTTCAGCGACAGATGAAAAAAGATGGTAAGAATTTCCGGGCGTTTGAGATTCTGAATCTTGGAAAATACGAACGCCAGCATTATATTGGCGTGAATCCAAATTTGCGCGATGAAGAAAAGCAGGCACAAATCGTGCAACGGGAGAAAGATTTTATCGCGCTGGTGCTGGGGGCATACAAAGCCGAAGCGTTTGACGGATTTAGAACTTTTCACGGCAAGAAAAGCTCGCGATTGGTTGCTATAGGGCCAATAAATTTGCCAGTATCGCGGTTGTTTGTTGAAGAAGTTATCAATGAGTGTCAGGAAAAGAAAATTACCAAAGCCGATATTCTCGCGTTTGAGTTTGAAATGGGATTATTCCCAAATATTCAGGAAGAAGCCAAGAGCAAAGGCATCGATTTGGCGTTGAAATATATCCCGCGCGATGTATTTGACAAACGGGCGATTGAGAAGAACCAAGTGGTATTCCACGACGTTTCTTATATCGAAGTTAAACCAATTATTAAGAAAAACACTTTAGCAATTGAACTCACCGATTTTTCTGTTTTCTACAATCAAGATTCGATCAAAGAAGTCGAGGAAAATTTGAAGAACGGAGGTAAGAAACTGATCGTTGAAAACGGTCAGATTATCAAAGTTTCTAAAGATAAAGAGGGCATAATCGAAAAAGAAAATTTAACCAAGGAATGGACCGACTGGATTGATTACTGGGCGGTTGATTTTGATTTTGAAAGCAAAAAAGAAATAATCCGGGTGTCGAAAAAAGAATCGGTGCAGCCAAAACTTGACGGTTCGGCAGTTCCGCATCAAGTAAAAATTCCCGAATTTGAGGAAGTTTGGACCGGCGACTATGTATTTGAAAATGAGTGGCAATCTTTCCGAACCAAAAAAGACCGCAACCTTGAATTAATAAGCGTTGCCAAAGAAATGCCAGCCGGAAAGCATAAGGTTGCAATTAAGGTGGTCGATATTTTCGGCAACGACACGATGAAGATAATTGAAATCAATATTTGA